One Angustibacter sp. Root456 genomic window carries:
- a CDS encoding disulfide bond formation protein DsbA, whose product MTSRWIGEVEKVRDIETNWHVMSLSVLNEGRDLPDDYRDLMDRAWGPVRVIIAAHQRFGDDDPALVKKLYDAMGTRIHPGGEKDYDVVIADALDELGLPSDLAKAAYSTEHDDALRASHAEGISLVGEDVGTPVVAVNGVAFFGPVVTPAPKGEAAGRLWDGAVLVAGTPGFYELKRTRTQGPVFD is encoded by the coding sequence ATGACGTCGCGGTGGATCGGCGAGGTCGAGAAGGTGCGCGACATCGAGACCAACTGGCACGTCATGAGCCTGTCGGTGCTCAACGAGGGCCGCGACCTGCCGGACGACTACCGCGACCTCATGGACCGCGCCTGGGGTCCGGTGCGCGTGATCATCGCCGCGCACCAGCGCTTCGGCGACGACGACCCCGCGCTGGTGAAGAAGCTCTACGACGCCATGGGCACCCGCATCCACCCGGGCGGCGAGAAGGACTACGACGTGGTCATCGCCGACGCGCTGGACGAGCTGGGCCTGCCGTCCGACCTCGCCAAGGCCGCGTACTCCACCGAGCACGACGACGCCTTGCGCGCGAGCCACGCCGAGGGCATCTCCCTGGTCGGCGAGGACGTCGGCACACCGGTCGTGGCCGTCAACGGCGTCGCGTTCTTCGGCCCCGTCGTCACCCCGGCACCCAAGGGCGAGGCCGCCGGCCGGCTCTGGGACGGTGCGGTGCTCGTCGCGGGCACGCCCGGCTTCTACGAGCTCAAGCGCACCCGCACCCAGGGCCCCGTCTTCGACTGA
- a CDS encoding ribose-5-phosphate isomerase: MRVHIGGDHAAYDLKVHLVSHLQSQGFDVIDHGPDHLDPDDDYPVAVLRAATGVRSDEGSLGVVLGGSGNGEQIAANKVLGIRAALAWSVETAQLAREHNDAQVVSIGARMHSLEDATAIVDAFLATKFSKDARHRRRLEMVSRYEDHEELPPIPGAEG; encoded by the coding sequence ATGCGCGTCCACATCGGCGGCGACCACGCCGCGTACGACCTCAAGGTGCACCTGGTCAGCCACCTGCAGTCGCAGGGCTTCGACGTGATCGACCACGGTCCTGACCACCTCGACCCCGACGACGACTACCCGGTCGCGGTGCTGCGGGCCGCGACGGGCGTGCGCAGCGACGAGGGCAGCCTCGGCGTCGTGCTCGGCGGCTCGGGCAACGGCGAGCAGATCGCCGCCAACAAGGTGCTCGGCATCCGCGCCGCCCTGGCGTGGAGCGTCGAGACCGCCCAGCTGGCCCGCGAGCACAACGACGCGCAGGTCGTGTCGATCGGTGCGCGCATGCACTCCCTCGAGGACGCCACGGCCATCGTGGACGCGTTCCTCGCCACGAAGTTCTCCAAGGACGCCCGGCACCGTCGGCGCCTCGAGATGGTCTCGCGCTACGAGGACCACGAGGAGCTGCCCCCCATCCCCGGTGCCGAGGGCTAG
- a CDS encoding GNAT family N-acetyltransferase — MVDTSRPAAARPSAGDVVPLGPQDEAALLWNDQAAFVFPIDPDYRLDFIEWDRTFGVRVSEELAGTSTTFSLSVELPDGGCGTRTVPMAGLSWVAVHPGYRRRGVLTTMIRDHLHRLHDEGREPVSGLHASESAIYGRFGYGLATVGYQLSLGRDVALRPLTGAQAAAAEGLRVRFETADPERHGDLVHELYHQACRRRPGMVGRTRALTLADLRDTPLELQRNEPLRLLVAERDGVPTGYALLRRSMRWEDFAPDGTVEVRELAAVDRATEHRLWRAVTQFDLTGRAKAGRIATDDPLLSWLVDARAAKPVRTDELWLRVVDVDRALTARGYAEPVDVVLQVVDPMCPWNDGRWRLHADGAGAAECVRTDDEPHLALDVRELGAMLAGGTTASTLAAAGLVTESAPGAARTLSRAMRSDVEPATTYGF, encoded by the coding sequence ATGGTCGACACCTCACGCCCCGCTGCCGCGCGCCCGAGCGCCGGCGACGTCGTCCCGCTCGGTCCGCAGGACGAGGCCGCGCTGCTGTGGAACGACCAGGCGGCCTTCGTCTTCCCGATCGACCCCGACTACCGGCTGGACTTCATCGAGTGGGACCGCACGTTCGGCGTCCGGGTGAGCGAGGAGCTCGCGGGCACCAGCACGACGTTCTCGCTGTCGGTCGAGCTGCCCGACGGCGGCTGCGGCACCCGCACCGTGCCCATGGCCGGGCTCAGCTGGGTGGCGGTGCACCCCGGCTACCGCCGGCGGGGCGTGCTCACCACCATGATCCGCGACCACCTGCACCGCCTGCACGACGAGGGCCGCGAGCCGGTCAGCGGGCTGCACGCCTCAGAGTCGGCGATCTACGGGCGGTTCGGCTACGGACTGGCGACCGTGGGCTACCAGCTCTCGCTCGGGCGCGACGTCGCGCTCCGGCCGCTCACCGGTGCGCAGGCCGCGGCGGCCGAGGGGCTGCGCGTGCGGTTCGAGACCGCGGACCCCGAGCGGCACGGCGACCTGGTGCACGAGCTGTACCACCAGGCCTGCCGCCGGCGACCCGGCATGGTGGGGCGCACTCGCGCCCTCACGCTCGCCGACCTGCGCGACACCCCGCTCGAGCTCCAGCGCAACGAGCCGCTGCGCCTGCTGGTGGCCGAGCGCGACGGCGTGCCCACCGGCTACGCGCTGCTGCGGCGCAGCATGCGCTGGGAGGACTTCGCGCCCGACGGCACGGTCGAGGTGCGCGAGCTGGCCGCCGTCGACCGCGCCACCGAGCACCGCCTCTGGCGCGCCGTGACGCAGTTCGACCTCACCGGCCGCGCCAAGGCCGGCCGGATCGCCACCGACGACCCGCTGCTCAGCTGGCTCGTGGACGCCCGCGCCGCCAAGCCGGTGCGCACCGACGAGCTCTGGCTGCGGGTGGTCGACGTCGACCGTGCCCTGACCGCGCGCGGCTACGCCGAACCCGTCGACGTCGTCCTGCAGGTCGTCGACCCGATGTGCCCGTGGAACGACGGCCGCTGGCGGCTGCACGCCGACGGCGCGGGCGCCGCCGAGTGCGTGCGCACGGACGACGAGCCGCACCTGGCGCTCGACGTCCGCGAGCTCGGGGCGATGCTCGCGGGCGGCACGACCGCCTCGACCCTGGCTGCCGCGGGCCTCGTCACCGAGTCCGCACCCGGTGCGGCCCGCACGCTGTCGCGGGCGATGCGGTCCGACGTCGAGCCCGCGACGACGTACGGCTTCTAG
- a CDS encoding VOC family protein: MRLLQVAQAVHDLDRAVAFYRDVLGLRHVATFDPPGLAFFDLDGVRLLLERGATSSLLYLAVDDLDERVEHLRALGVLVETEPHLVYAHEDDSLGPAGAQERMAFVRDSEGNLVGLVEQRR, from the coding sequence ATGCGGCTGCTGCAGGTCGCCCAGGCGGTGCACGACCTCGACCGCGCCGTCGCCTTCTACCGCGACGTCCTGGGCCTGCGCCACGTCGCGACCTTCGACCCGCCCGGGCTGGCGTTCTTCGACCTCGACGGCGTCCGGCTGCTGCTCGAACGCGGCGCGACGTCGAGCCTGCTCTACCTCGCGGTCGACGACCTGGACGAGCGAGTGGAGCACCTGCGGGCCCTCGGCGTCCTCGTCGAGACCGAGCCGCACCTGGTGTACGCCCACGAGGACGACTCCCTCGGGCCGGCCGGTGCGCAGGAGCGGATGGCGTTCGTCCGCGACAGCGAGGGCAACCTGGTGGGCCTGGTCGAGCAGCGCCGTTGA
- a CDS encoding PP2C family protein-serine/threonine phosphatase, with the protein MSVLRRVRSVVRRRILPSSSFHLLSLTVFTVAITLATLSAREWVPVASFSLVLVAGGFLLNLRALLLLYVLVLAGLTYVQSQDPSVNKGLVVVLSSMAVLMWFVARSRARLGLQGTLGDAMLVDLRDRLRMQGEVPVLPAGWQVETVLRSAYGDSFSGDFLVANRSTDGRRLEVALVDVSGKGAAAGTRALMLSGAFGGLLGAMAPHDFLHAANQYLLRQRWDEGFATAVHLDLDFTTGRYRIAGAGHPPAAHFQAGSGRWTLTSGGDGPLLGVMDGVNYPGVVGTLARGDALLLYTDGVVETPGRDLDVGIDRMLGQAERLVKDGFRGGARRIVEGARAGETDDRALVLIWRA; encoded by the coding sequence GTGTCCGTGCTGCGACGTGTCCGGTCCGTCGTCCGTCGCCGCATCCTGCCGAGCAGCAGCTTCCACCTGCTCAGCCTCACGGTGTTCACCGTCGCCATCACCCTCGCCACCTTGTCGGCGCGTGAGTGGGTGCCCGTGGCGTCGTTCTCGCTGGTGCTCGTGGCCGGCGGGTTCCTGCTGAACCTGCGAGCGCTGCTGCTGCTCTACGTGCTCGTGCTCGCCGGCCTGACGTACGTGCAGTCGCAGGATCCCAGCGTCAACAAGGGCCTGGTGGTGGTGCTCAGCTCGATGGCGGTGCTGATGTGGTTCGTGGCCCGCAGCCGCGCGCGCCTCGGTCTGCAGGGCACGCTGGGCGACGCGATGCTCGTCGACCTGCGCGACCGCTTGCGCATGCAGGGTGAGGTGCCGGTGCTGCCGGCCGGGTGGCAGGTCGAGACGGTGTTGCGCTCGGCGTACGGCGACTCGTTCTCGGGTGACTTCCTGGTCGCCAACCGCTCGACCGACGGGCGACGGCTGGAGGTGGCTCTGGTCGACGTCTCGGGCAAGGGCGCCGCCGCTGGCACGCGCGCGCTCATGCTCTCGGGCGCGTTCGGTGGCCTGCTGGGCGCCATGGCCCCCCACGACTTCCTGCACGCCGCCAACCAGTACCTGCTGCGCCAGCGGTGGGACGAGGGTTTCGCCACGGCCGTGCACCTCGACCTCGACTTCACCACCGGCCGGTACCGGATCGCGGGCGCGGGCCACCCACCGGCCGCTCACTTCCAGGCGGGCTCGGGCCGCTGGACGCTCACCAGCGGCGGTGACGGGCCGCTGCTCGGTGTCATGGACGGCGTGAACTACCCGGGCGTGGTCGGCACGCTGGCCCGTGGGGACGCCCTGCTGCTCTACACCGACGGCGTGGTCGAGACGCCGGGGCGCGACCTCGACGTCGGCATCGACCGGATGCTGGGCCAGGCCGAGCGGCTGGTGAAGGACGGCTTTCGTGGTGGCGCGCGGCGCATCGTCGAGGGCGCGCGCGCCGGTGAGACGGACGACCGAGCGCTCGTGCTCATCTGGCGCGCCTGA
- a CDS encoding amino acid deaminase/aldolase gives MTHADDALGRRLDAATAHLDPPLAVVDLTNLRANLDELTRRAGGRPIRLASKSVRSRRVIAEALAHTGFHGVLAYSLAEAIWLVRSGSCRDVLVAYPTVDRGALAELTADPALLAAIAIMVDDEAHLRLAASAWRAHAHHASAPVRVCLDVDSSLRLGPVHLGVRRSPLHTPDDAARLAERVRTHRELRLVGVMFYEAQVAGLPDSGPAVRLVKRRSLGDLAQRRTAVVRAVEHACGHPLELVNGGGTGSLEATATDPCVTELAAGSGLYCPTLFDGYRAFTSRPAAWFALPVVRRPAPDVATCFSGGYVASGPVGHSREPRPVAPSGLQLLRTEGAGEVQTPVRGDAARELAIGDRVWFRHAKAGELCERFDRLHLIEGDRVVDEAPTYRGEGRSFG, from the coding sequence CACCTCGACCCGCCGCTGGCGGTCGTCGACCTCACGAACCTGCGGGCCAACCTCGACGAGCTCACCCGGCGAGCGGGCGGCCGCCCGATCCGGCTGGCCAGCAAGTCGGTGCGCAGCCGGCGGGTGATCGCGGAGGCGCTCGCGCACACCGGCTTCCATGGCGTGCTGGCCTACTCGCTGGCCGAGGCGATCTGGCTGGTGCGCAGCGGCTCCTGCCGCGACGTGCTCGTCGCCTACCCCACCGTCGACCGCGGAGCACTCGCCGAGCTCACCGCAGACCCCGCGCTGCTCGCCGCGATCGCGATCATGGTGGACGACGAGGCCCACCTGCGCCTGGCCGCATCCGCCTGGCGCGCGCACGCCCATCACGCGAGCGCGCCGGTACGGGTGTGCCTCGACGTCGACTCCTCCCTGCGGCTCGGCCCGGTGCACCTCGGCGTCCGGCGCTCGCCCCTGCACACGCCGGACGACGCCGCGCGCCTCGCCGAGCGCGTGCGCACCCACCGCGAGCTGCGGCTGGTGGGCGTGATGTTCTACGAGGCGCAGGTGGCCGGCCTGCCCGACTCCGGCCCGGCGGTGCGCCTGGTGAAGCGACGCTCGCTCGGCGACCTCGCCCAACGGCGGACGGCGGTGGTGCGGGCGGTCGAGCACGCCTGCGGCCACCCGCTCGAGCTGGTCAACGGCGGTGGCACGGGCAGCCTCGAAGCCACGGCGACCGACCCCTGCGTCACCGAGCTCGCGGCCGGATCAGGGCTCTACTGCCCCACCCTGTTCGACGGTTACCGGGCCTTCACGTCGCGTCCGGCGGCGTGGTTCGCCCTGCCGGTGGTGCGCCGTCCCGCGCCCGACGTCGCCACCTGCTTCTCCGGCGGTTACGTCGCGTCCGGCCCGGTGGGGCACTCGCGCGAGCCGCGGCCGGTGGCGCCGTCCGGGCTGCAGCTGCTGCGCACCGAGGGCGCCGGTGAGGTGCAGACGCCGGTGCGCGGCGACGCGGCGCGCGAGCTGGCGATCGGTGACCGCGTGTGGTTCCGGCACGCCAAGGCGGGCGAGCTGTGTGAGCGGTTCGACCGGCTGCACCTGATCGAGGGCGACCGCGTCGTCGACGAGGCGCCCACCTACCGGGGTGAGGGGCGCAGCTTCGGCTGA